The proteins below are encoded in one region of Leptotrichia sp. oral taxon 218:
- a CDS encoding Abi family protein, with protein MGKEILFTEQQIEQLKEKGLIIESINNAKEILKHFSSFDVIEVYEKLFMKDGRFKENITIEKIFQFYHYDRSIQNILFKYTVYIERVFKNKMASVISENLGVRKEEYLNIKNYILRNDSEEIIRNVIEEINELSGDENPYILFKKVTFSKMTSLYDFLSEEIKEKIIPFNFLQTEKMEAKELFRNSLILIRKFRNEIAHSMNFVNYKSKRYVVFRYLKKVLNEHGYLKLTNKNDYSKYGRGSNDIFSMILVIILLLDNEFLRIEILKELAFFIKNEDRERFNDFAKITNLPENFLERINRVIDKKQKNN; from the coding sequence ATGGGGAAAGAAATTTTATTTACAGAACAACAAATAGAGCAATTAAAAGAAAAAGGTTTAATAATTGAGAGCATTAATAATGCGAAAGAAATTTTGAAACATTTTTCTTCTTTTGATGTAATAGAAGTTTATGAAAAATTGTTTATGAAAGATGGAAGATTCAAGGAAAATATTACAATTGAGAAGATATTTCAATTTTATCATTATGATAGAAGTATTCAAAATATACTTTTCAAATATACAGTATATATTGAAAGAGTTTTTAAAAATAAAATGGCATCTGTAATTTCTGAGAATTTAGGAGTAAGAAAAGAGGAATATCTGAATATTAAAAATTATATATTGAGAAATGATAGTGAAGAAATTATTAGGAATGTAATTGAGGAAATAAATGAATTAAGTGGTGATGAAAATCCATATATTTTATTTAAAAAAGTTACCTTTAGTAAAATGACATCGTTATATGATTTTTTATCTGAAGAAATAAAAGAAAAAATAATACCTTTTAATTTTTTACAAACTGAAAAAATGGAGGCAAAGGAGTTATTTAGAAACAGTCTTATTCTAATTAGAAAATTTCGTAATGAAATAGCACATTCAATGAATTTTGTAAATTATAAATCAAAAAGATATGTGGTTTTTAGGTACTTAAAAAAAGTGTTGAATGAACATGGATATTTAAAATTAACAAATAAAAATGATTATTCAAAATATGGTAGAGGAAGTAATGATATTTTTTCTATGATTTTAGTAATAATATTACTGTTGGATAATGAGTTTTTAAGAATTGAAATATTAAAAGAATTAGCTTTTTTTATAAAAAATGAAGATAGAGAACGATTTAATGATTTTGCTAAAATTACAAATCTTCCAGAGAATTTTTTAGAGAGAATCAACAGAGTAATAGACAAAAAACAAAAAAATAATTAA